Proteins encoded within one genomic window of Rhodobacter xanthinilyticus:
- a CDS encoding DUF932 domain-containing protein, whose amino-acid sequence MGVVEVLDPVAPARAGGWKVDVSRGERNGRVSSEWFNRPDDERYLSLDDLWASVKGRSERSRSRVVQTADIRVEAARDSAERLHLVLPKAEAPVAPTHWAFGQLASIVGAPASYLRQLPAPLAGINLQYGLSNHRAEQVKTFETEDGRTELRAVTGPDYGRIHDYELVEAVQRLAGNGTGDTRWKVPGVLDWSTGVYNPDVEISRDTTTLYASDRDVFLFLVDDHNPIEAGRLPDGSPDLYFRGFYCWNSEVGAKTLGMASFYLRAVCQNRNLWGVEDFQEIKIRHSKYAASRFAHEAAPALTRFANSSPQGFVNGIQAARQQIVARTDEDRDDFLRKRGFSKAESGKIIEKVLMEEGRPPESIFDFVQGITRLARDKTQQDVRLDMEGRAKKLLDRVG is encoded by the coding sequence ATGGGCGTTGTGGAAGTTCTGGATCCGGTCGCACCGGCGCGGGCTGGTGGCTGGAAGGTGGATGTGAGCCGGGGGGAGCGCAACGGGCGGGTGTCGTCCGAATGGTTCAACCGGCCCGATGACGAGCGGTATCTGTCGCTCGACGATCTCTGGGCCTCGGTGAAGGGGCGCTCCGAGCGCAGCCGCAGCCGGGTGGTGCAGACGGCCGATATACGCGTCGAGGCCGCGCGCGATAGCGCCGAGCGGCTGCATCTGGTCCTGCCGAAAGCCGAGGCGCCGGTTGCGCCGACGCATTGGGCCTTCGGCCAGCTTGCCAGCATCGTGGGCGCCCCGGCCTCCTACCTGCGGCAGCTGCCCGCGCCACTGGCGGGGATCAACCTGCAATACGGCCTCTCCAACCACCGCGCCGAGCAGGTCAAAACCTTCGAAACCGAGGATGGCCGCACCGAACTGCGCGCCGTGACGGGGCCTGATTACGGCCGTATCCACGATTACGAACTGGTCGAGGCGGTGCAGCGTCTTGCGGGCAATGGCACCGGCGACACGCGCTGGAAGGTGCCGGGCGTACTCGACTGGTCGACGGGGGTCTACAACCCCGATGTCGAGATCAGCCGTGACACGACCACGCTCTATGCCTCGGACCGCGACGTCTTCCTGTTCCTCGTCGATGATCACAACCCGATCGAAGCGGGACGTCTGCCCGACGGCTCCCCCGATCTCTACTTCCGGGGCTTCTATTGCTGGAACTCCGAGGTGGGTGCGAAGACCCTCGGCATGGCGAGCTTCTACCTCAGGGCGGTGTGCCAGAACCGCAACCTCTGGGGCGTCGAGGATTTTCAGGAGATCAAGATCCGCCACTCGAAATACGCCGCCTCGCGCTTCGCCCATGAGGCGGCCCCGGCGCTGACGCGCTTTGCCAATTCCTCGCCGCAGGGATTCGTGAACGGCATTCAGGCCGCGCGGCAGCAGATCGTGGCGCGGACCGACGAGGACCGGGATGATTTTCTGCGCAAGCGCGGCTTCTCGAAGGCCGAATCCGGCAAGATCATCGAGAAGGTGCTGATGGAAGAGGGCCGCCCACCCGAGAGCATCTTCGACTTCGTGCAGGGGATCACCCGGCTCGCGCGCGACAAGACCCAGCAAGATGTCCGCCTCGACATGGAAGGGCGGGCCAAGAAACTGCTCGACCGGGTCGGCTGA
- a CDS encoding type II toxin-antitoxin system RelE/ParE family toxin yields MPEPKIVEYRLSPAALSDLDAIWDYSARMWSATQAETYIRGLASDMDLLVQHPGIARERTEIRPRIRLYRSGSHLIIYRIEAEWLEVLRIVHARQNWAAYLTE; encoded by the coding sequence ATGCCAGAGCCGAAGATCGTTGAATATCGGCTCTCACCTGCCGCGCTGAGCGATCTCGACGCGATCTGGGATTATAGCGCACGCATGTGGTCCGCCACGCAGGCTGAAACCTATATCCGCGGGCTCGCCTCTGACATGGACCTGCTGGTCCAGCACCCGGGCATTGCGCGCGAGCGGACCGAAATCCGCCCTCGTATCCGCCTCTACCGCTCGGGATCGCATCTGATCATTTACCGTATCGAGGCGGAGTGGCTTGAGGTGCTGCGCATCGTGCATGCGCGGCAGAACTGGGCCGCGTATCTGACTGAGTGA
- a CDS encoding single-stranded DNA-binding protein translates to MQNIVILAGNIGQAPEIRTTQGGTKITNFSLATSRPRLSEGRVLRDENGYRIMDTEWHRITCFNGLGKTVAEHCEKGMKVLVHGRIHYTKWTDSAGTDRYGCEIIAEKVDFLSRPKSAENENPELVDRDDDIPF, encoded by the coding sequence ATGCAAAACATCGTCATCCTCGCCGGCAACATCGGTCAGGCCCCCGAAATCCGCACCACCCAGGGCGGCACCAAGATCACCAACTTCAGCCTTGCCACCTCGCGCCCCCGCCTCTCGGAAGGTCGCGTCCTGCGCGACGAGAACGGCTACCGGATCATGGACACGGAATGGCACCGCATCACCTGCTTCAACGGTCTCGGCAAGACGGTCGCTGAGCACTGCGAAAAGGGCATGAAGGTCCTCGTCCACGGCCGCATCCACTACACCAAATGGACCGACAGCGCGGGGACCGACCGCTACGGCTGCGAGATCATCGCCGAGAAGGTCGACTTCCTGAGCCGCCCGAAGTCGGCCGAGAACGAAAACCCCGAGCTGGTCGACCGCGACGACGATATCCCGTTCTGA
- a CDS encoding H-NS histone family protein has product MADFDLEALSLSELKKMQKDVAKAISTYQDRQKAEARAKVEALARDLGYSLTDLVSTATKTTRAPAAAKYRHPENSAVTWSGRGRKPQWFVDSINAGKDPDGLMV; this is encoded by the coding sequence ATGGCTGATTTCGATCTCGAGGCACTGTCGCTCAGCGAGCTGAAGAAAATGCAGAAGGACGTCGCCAAGGCGATCTCCACCTATCAAGACCGGCAGAAGGCGGAAGCCCGCGCCAAGGTGGAAGCTCTCGCCCGGGATCTGGGCTACTCGCTGACCGACCTTGTCAGCACGGCAACGAAAACCACCCGCGCGCCCGCCGCGGCGAAATATCGCCACCCTGAGAATTCGGCGGTCACCTGGTCCGGCCGTGGGCGCAAACCGCAGTGGTTCGTGGATTCAATCAATGCGGGCAAAGACCCGGATGGCCTGATGGTGTGA
- a CDS encoding type II toxin-antitoxin system ParD family antitoxin, producing MATMNVSLPAPMKAWVEAQTQDGRYSNASDYVRDLIRRDQDRQQAIAELQQIVDEGLASGPGARLDVEAFLARKRQQDARAEDR from the coding sequence ATGGCAACAATGAACGTCTCTTTGCCGGCCCCTATGAAGGCCTGGGTCGAGGCTCAGACCCAAGATGGGCGCTACAGCAATGCCAGTGATTATGTGCGCGATCTGATCCGCCGCGATCAGGACCGCCAGCAGGCCATTGCCGAGTTGCAGCAGATTGTCGATGAGGGTTTGGCCAGCGGCCCGGGTGCGCGTCTGGATGTGGAGGCTTTTCTTGCCCGCAAGCGGCAACAAGATGCCAGAGCCGAAGATCGTTGA